A part of Sulfurimonas sp. HSL-1716 genomic DNA contains:
- a CDS encoding ABC transporter ATP-binding protein gives MNLLKATSISHSFDYELFKDISLHVNEGDKIAITGVSGSGKSTFLHILSTLLEPLEGTVELLGKRVHDLTQKELVHLKSNDLGIIFQAHYLFKGFSAMENLEVASMLSREEIDEELLKRLDIAEVMYQKVSELSGGQQQRVSIARVLTKKPRIIFADEPTGNLDNKTAEEVMKIFDEYVVHHKAALILVTHDENMADRCDKVFHLENKELLQVK, from the coding sequence ATGAATTTACTAAAAGCCACTTCCATATCACACTCATTTGATTATGAACTCTTTAAAGATATATCCCTGCATGTAAATGAGGGAGACAAAATAGCGATCACCGGAGTCAGCGGCAGCGGAAAGTCTACGTTTTTGCATATACTTTCCACGTTGCTCGAGCCTCTTGAAGGAACGGTGGAGCTGCTCGGCAAAAGAGTGCATGATCTTACTCAAAAAGAGCTTGTGCATCTCAAAAGCAATGATCTCGGTATTATATTTCAGGCACATTATCTTTTTAAAGGCTTTAGTGCCATGGAAAATCTCGAAGTGGCTTCAATGCTCAGTCGTGAAGAGATAGACGAAGAGCTGCTAAAAAGACTCGATATTGCAGAAGTGATGTACCAGAAGGTGAGTGAGCTTTCAGGCGGACAGCAGCAGCGGGTTTCTATTGCCAGAGTCCTTACAAAAAAGCCTCGTATAATCTTTGCGGACGAGCCGACGGGAAACCTTGACAACAAAACGGCGGAGGAAGTGATGAAGATCTTTGATGAGTATGTAGTTCATCATAAAGCTGCTTTAATCCTAGTGACGCATGATGAAAATATGGCAGACAGATGCGATAAGGTCTTTCATCTGGAAAACAAAGAGCTGCTGCAGGTAAAATAA
- the fliR gene encoding flagellar biosynthetic protein FliR: protein MNYATIFTDTNIVGFLLLFFRFASLFIAVPIFSHQSIPIVVKTAMAFFFTVVFYASMKPIAFEINVVNLILATLSELLFGLIIGIVLQLAFNVITFAGGQISFVMGFSMASAIDPQSGVSMPIVSQFLSLMALMMLFSLNLHHWMLLFIDKSLSAIPLGGFIMSKHIFSYIIHAASNMFVIGFTIAFPLIALSWMADIIFGMLMKTMPQFNLLVIGFPIKIVVSFAVLIATFASAMLIFKIQMQDSFNWLGTLF, encoded by the coding sequence ATGAATTACGCGACAATATTTACCGATACGAATATTGTAGGGTTTTTGCTTCTTTTTTTTCGTTTTGCTTCGCTTTTTATAGCCGTTCCTATTTTTTCACATCAAAGTATACCGATCGTAGTAAAGACCGCTATGGCTTTTTTCTTTACAGTGGTCTTTTATGCATCTATGAAACCTATCGCATTTGAGATAAATGTTGTAAACCTGATCCTTGCCACACTCAGTGAACTGCTGTTTGGGCTAATCATCGGGATCGTATTGCAGCTGGCGTTTAATGTCATCACTTTTGCCGGCGGACAGATATCGTTTGTCATGGGGTTTTCCATGGCAAGCGCCATCGATCCGCAGTCGGGAGTCTCTATGCCTATCGTCAGCCAGTTTTTGTCTTTGATGGCATTGATGATGCTTTTTTCGCTTAATCTGCATCATTGGATGCTTCTGTTTATCGATAAATCTTTAAGCGCTATCCCTCTTGGCGGTTTTATAATGAGCAAACATATCTTCAGCTACATAATTCACGCAGCCTCGAACATGTTTGTAATAGGCTTTACCATCGCATTTCCGTTAATAGCATTGTCATGGATGGCTGACATAATCTTTGGTATGCTTATGAAGACAATGCCGCAGTTCAACTTGCTTGTTATCGGATTTCCGATAAAGATAGTCGTCTCGTTCGCCGTTTTGATCGCTACCTTTGCATCGGCGATGCTGATATTTAAAATCCAGATGCAGGATTCGTTTAACTGGCTGGGAACTCTTTTTTAA